The Arachis hypogaea cultivar Tifrunner chromosome 16, arahy.Tifrunner.gnm2.J5K5, whole genome shotgun sequence genome contains a region encoding:
- the LOC112758779 gene encoding uncharacterized protein, producing the protein MDSFSFHNLQAEKANAILKNRKLGRITGILRFLEVCFVLVLISRLSLHLPVAVKTSSEYFRDLSMFVNNPRFVFLIGNAIIIALFARSGQFSAQVSRRNDSENDLYQEVLYNATKKQKVQQQNLKNRAKQGTDIEDSLENIKNQEKEGIKSEDSTKNKRINRSMVKHEENNGIFSRKEANFGLRSKGIDAGNNKCDVEKQSMKTGEVNNFWEMKKYRRCQTEIFHRVNRAEQRHGDLRRCETEKRIKAIAHASTKEEEEEEERASYPEDTMSNEEFRCIIEAFIARQQRLRREEDYSLA; encoded by the coding sequence ATGGATTCATTCAGTTTCCATAATCTTCAAGCCGAGAAAGCCAACGCGATCCTTAAGAATCGAAAGCTTGGAAGGATCACAGGCATATTACGCTTCCTTGAGGTGTGTTTTGTTCTAGTTTTGATCTCAAGGCTCTCTCTACACCTCCCGGTTGCAGTTAAGACCTCGAGTGAGTACTTTAGGGACTTGTCCATGTTTGTTAACAATCCTCGGTTCGTTTTCCTCATTGGAAACGCAATAATCATCGCTCTTTTCGCTCGGTCGGGACAGTTTTCGGCTCAAGTCTCTAGAAGAAACGATTCGGAGAACGATCTTTACCAAGAAGTTCTCTATAATGCAACAAAGAAACAGAAAGTTCAACAGCAAAACCTAAAAAACAGAGCAAAACAGGGGacagatatagaggattccttAGAAAacatcaagaatcaagaaaaggaGGGAATAAAAAGTGAGGATAGCACAAAGAATAAAAGAATTAATAGAAGCATGGTGAAACACGAAGAAAATAATGGAATCTTTTCAAGAAAAGAAGCGAATTTCGGCTTAAGGAGCAAAGGAATTGATGCTGGAAATAACAAGTGTGATGTAGAGAAACAGAGCATGAAAACAGGGGAAGTGAATAATTTCTGGGAGATGAAGAAATATAGAAGGTGTCAAACAGAGATTTTTCACCGTGTGAATCGCGCTGAACAACGACATGGCGATCTACGAAGGTGTGAGACAGAGAAGAGAATCAAAGCTATTGCACATGCTTCTActaaggaggaggaagaagaagaagaaagagcttCATACCCTGAAGATACCATGAGCAATGAAGAGTTTCGCTGcatcattgaagctttcattgcAAGACAACAAAGGCTCCGAAGAGAAGAAGATTACTCTCTAGCTTGA